One genomic window of Bradyrhizobium sp. CCGE-LA001 includes the following:
- a CDS encoding PaaI family thioesterase gives MTPLEKLQAMKMPFAELKGVEFVEAGKDRVVARMTVRPDLCTLHHTIHGGAVMALADSVGAAATVLNLPEDAKGTTTLESKTNFIGGAKEGTIIIATATPVHRGRRTQVWTTRLETEDGKLVALVTQTQLVL, from the coding sequence ATGACGCCGCTCGAAAAACTTCAAGCGATGAAGATGCCGTTCGCCGAGCTCAAGGGCGTCGAGTTCGTGGAGGCCGGGAAGGACCGTGTGGTGGCACGGATGACGGTCCGGCCGGACCTCTGCACGCTTCATCACACCATCCATGGCGGCGCGGTGATGGCACTGGCCGATTCCGTCGGGGCGGCTGCGACCGTGCTCAATCTGCCTGAGGACGCCAAGGGCACCACGACGCTGGAGAGCAAGACCAACTTCATCGGCGGGGCCAAGGAAGGAACCATCATCATTGCCACTGCGACCCCGGTCCACCGGGGTCGGCGGACCCAAGTCTGGACCACCCGGCTGGAAACTGAGGACGGCAAGCTGGTCGCATTGGTCACCCAGACCCAACTGGTCCTGTAA
- a CDS encoding GNAT family N-acetyltransferase, translated as MVLEETVRTAPGYVRTLSQQEELPLLRDHLLRLDAGSRHDRFNGFLDDSFIERYAARCAEDGTVIVAYIVDGVVRGAAELHPPEDDSLPEVAFSVEASARRQGVGTVLFRRLIAEARWKGYKRLRITTGAENHAMRALARKFGAHLQFRHGESTGTIDLAKTPEAELADLAASPFTAGRALLSLNSTCWKIISSMYGKRAA; from the coding sequence GTGGTACTTGAAGAGACCGTCCGCACCGCCCCCGGCTATGTGCGGACCCTGAGCCAGCAGGAAGAATTGCCGCTTTTGCGCGATCACCTGCTGAGGCTCGATGCCGGCAGCCGGCACGACCGTTTCAACGGTTTCCTCGACGACAGCTTCATCGAGCGTTACGCCGCCCGCTGCGCCGAAGATGGCACCGTGATCGTCGCCTACATAGTCGATGGTGTGGTCCGCGGTGCCGCTGAGCTGCATCCGCCGGAGGACGATTCGCTGCCCGAGGTCGCCTTCAGCGTCGAGGCCTCCGCGCGCCGCCAGGGCGTCGGCACCGTGCTGTTCCGCCGCCTGATCGCGGAGGCGCGCTGGAAGGGCTATAAGCGCCTGCGCATCACCACGGGCGCGGAGAATCACGCCATGCGGGCGCTCGCCAGGAAGTTCGGTGCGCATCTGCAATTCCGCCATGGCGAATCGACCGGCACGATCGATCTCGCCAAGACGCCCGAGGCAGAGCTCGCCGATCTCGCGGCCTCGCCGTTCACGGCGGGCCGGGCCTTGCTCAGCCTCAATTCGACCTGCTGGAAGATCATCTCCAGCATGTATGGCAAGCGCGCCGCGTGA
- a CDS encoding DUF2161 domain-containing phosphodiesterase, translating into METALYLPVKRFLEELGFTVKGEIGGCDLVGLSAGDPPVVVIGELKLAFNLELILQAVDRAPAGDEVWIAAKMSARGKGRESDARYRNLCRRLGFGMLGVTDRGQVEVLVKPPTAAPRREPKVRSRLVAEHQRRQGDPVLGGSTRSPIMTAYRQQALTCASALADGPRRVSELRERCPDAGKILLNNVYGWFARAERGIYGLTEAGQAALKRWPQQRVEAGAGVASPP; encoded by the coding sequence TTGGAAACTGCGCTTTACCTGCCCGTCAAACGCTTCCTCGAAGAGCTCGGCTTCACGGTCAAGGGGGAGATCGGCGGCTGCGATCTCGTCGGCCTCAGCGCCGGCGACCCACCTGTCGTGGTGATCGGCGAGCTCAAGCTCGCCTTCAATCTCGAGCTGATCCTGCAGGCGGTTGACCGCGCGCCGGCCGGCGACGAGGTCTGGATCGCCGCGAAGATGTCGGCCCGCGGCAAGGGGCGCGAGAGCGATGCACGCTACCGCAATCTCTGCCGCCGCCTCGGCTTCGGCATGCTCGGGGTCACCGATCGCGGCCAGGTCGAGGTGCTGGTGAAACCGCCGACGGCGGCGCCCCGCCGCGAGCCGAAGGTGCGCTCGCGCCTCGTCGCCGAACACCAAAGGCGTCAGGGGGATCCCGTGCTCGGCGGCAGCACCCGCTCGCCGATCATGACGGCCTATCGGCAGCAGGCGCTAACCTGTGCCTCGGCACTCGCCGACGGCCCGAGGCGCGTGAGCGAGCTGCGCGAGCGCTGCCCCGATGCAGGCAAGATCTTGCTTAATAATGTGTATGGCTGGTTCGCGCGGGCCGAACGGGGAATCTACGGCCTGACCGAGGCGGGACAGGCGGCTTTGAAACGCTGGCCGCAGCAACGGGTTGAGGCCGGTGCAGGTGTCGCGTCACCGCCGTGA
- a CDS encoding SDR family oxidoreductase gives MQGKVIVVTGALGALGKVVAETAQSRGARVAGIDHVPSQVPPTADSIEIGGVDLSDAAQAKAAVEAAAKHFGKLDALINIAGGFAFETVGEGDIATWQRMHALNVLTALNTSRAALPHLAASKAGRIVNIGAMGALQAGSGMGAYAASKAGVHRLTEALANEWKGKVTVNAVLPSIIDTKANRADMPKADVSKWVTPQELADVILFLASDAASGVTGALIPVGGRV, from the coding sequence GTGCAGGGAAAAGTCATTGTCGTCACCGGTGCGCTCGGCGCGCTTGGCAAGGTCGTCGCCGAGACCGCGCAGTCACGCGGCGCGCGCGTGGCCGGCATCGATCATGTCCCCTCGCAAGTTCCCCCAACCGCTGACAGCATCGAGATCGGCGGCGTCGACCTCTCCGACGCGGCGCAGGCGAAGGCCGCGGTCGAGGCGGCGGCAAAGCACTTTGGCAAGCTCGATGCGCTGATCAACATCGCGGGCGGCTTCGCCTTCGAGACCGTTGGCGAGGGCGACATCGCGACGTGGCAGCGCATGCATGCGCTGAACGTCCTGACCGCGCTCAACACCTCGCGCGCGGCGCTGCCGCACCTCGCCGCGTCCAAGGCCGGCCGCATCGTCAATATCGGCGCCATGGGCGCGCTGCAGGCCGGCAGCGGCATGGGAGCCTATGCAGCCTCGAAGGCAGGTGTGCATCGCCTCACCGAGGCACTCGCCAATGAGTGGAAAGGCAAGGTGACCGTGAACGCGGTGCTGCCCTCGATCATCGACACCAAGGCCAACCGCGCGGACATGCCCAAAGCCGACGTCTCCAAATGGGTGACGCCGCAGGAGCTCGCCGACGTCATCCTGTTCCTCGCCAGCGACGCCGCAAGCGGCGTCACCGGCGCGCTGATTCCAGTGGGCGGACGGGTGTAG
- a CDS encoding SGNH/GDSL hydrolase family protein, translated as MSESLPAVDFPRDIIKLQYPLRNFVEALRGEGPVRIVAMGSSSTAGRADVVPYPSRLEMYLRQNYSDHLPKVRIDVLNRGKGGEEAPKELKRFDADIFKDEPTVVLWQIGTNAVFRKQDFDFNGVVDKIAEGVCLLGKHPMDVVLIDPQYVTAMLRDDKAELSEKMVSEIRRIAADAKINVFQRWALMRHWHVSNGVSFEQLLDPTDGDKLHQSDWSTLQISKALCNSIVDASVAASWLPAEWKS; from the coding sequence ATGTCCGAGAGTCTGCCTGCGGTCGACTTCCCCCGAGACATCATCAAACTGCAATACCCACTACGAAATTTCGTCGAAGCGCTGCGCGGGGAAGGTCCGGTTCGTATCGTCGCGATGGGGTCATCTTCGACCGCCGGTCGCGCAGACGTCGTACCCTATCCCTCTCGGTTGGAGATGTATCTGCGGCAGAACTACTCCGACCACCTGCCGAAAGTTCGGATCGACGTTTTGAATAGAGGCAAAGGCGGAGAAGAAGCGCCGAAAGAGCTCAAGCGCTTTGATGCAGACATTTTCAAAGACGAGCCGACCGTGGTGCTTTGGCAGATCGGCACCAACGCCGTCTTTCGCAAGCAGGACTTCGACTTCAATGGGGTCGTCGACAAGATTGCCGAGGGCGTGTGTCTACTCGGCAAGCATCCGATGGACGTCGTGTTGATCGACCCGCAATATGTCACAGCCATGCTTCGCGACGACAAGGCGGAGCTTTCAGAGAAGATGGTTTCGGAGATCCGCAGGATCGCCGCTGATGCGAAGATAAATGTGTTTCAGCGCTGGGCTCTGATGCGACATTGGCACGTGAGCAACGGCGTCTCATTTGAGCAATTGCTCGATCCCACGGATGGCGACAAGCTCCATCAAAGCGACTGGAGCACGCTCCAGATCTCCAAGGCGCTGTGCAATTCGATTGTTGATGCCAGTGTAGCGGCGAGCTGGTTACCCGCCGAATGGAAATCCTGA
- a CDS encoding tyrosine-protein phosphatase — MSDSPARHLALQGASNFRDLGGYPTVDGRTTRWRHIFRSNHLGQLTAADIEIVRALGVRSAFDFRGREERAAGICVVNEITVHSLPIEPTVVAALRAELAKGTLTAPVALELMRESYRNYVRHNTDSFRSLFGHLLEDHAPLVIHCTAGKDRTGFASALILHALGVPDDVIAEDYLLTNQHYKRDATAAIDLPEDVRNAIGSVEASYLAAAFEAVGQDYGDIETYLRDALKLGTVERTALKERYLQA; from the coding sequence ATGTCCGACTCCCCCGCCCGCCATCTCGCTCTGCAAGGCGCCAGCAATTTTCGCGATCTCGGCGGCTATCCGACCGTCGACGGCCGTACCACACGCTGGCGGCACATCTTCCGCTCCAACCACCTCGGCCAGCTCACCGCAGCCGATATCGAGATCGTCCGAGCGCTGGGAGTGCGAAGCGCGTTCGACTTTCGTGGACGCGAGGAGCGCGCGGCCGGCATCTGCGTCGTCAACGAGATCACGGTTCACTCGCTGCCGATCGAGCCGACCGTGGTCGCCGCGCTACGCGCCGAGCTCGCGAAGGGTACGCTGACGGCGCCGGTCGCGCTGGAGCTGATGCGCGAATCCTATCGCAACTACGTTCGCCACAATACGGACAGCTTTCGCAGCCTGTTCGGCCACCTCCTGGAAGATCACGCGCCGCTCGTGATCCATTGTACGGCAGGCAAGGACCGCACCGGCTTTGCCAGCGCGCTGATCCTGCATGCGCTCGGCGTGCCCGACGATGTCATCGCCGAGGACTACCTGCTCACCAACCAGCACTATAAGCGCGATGCGACGGCGGCCATCGATCTGCCGGAGGACGTCCGCAATGCCATCGGCAGCGTCGAGGCCTCTTACCTCGCAGCTGCATTCGAAGCCGTCGGCCAGGACTATGGCGATATCGAAACCTATTTGCGTGACGCTCTCAAGCTCGGCACGGTCGAGCGGACCGCGCTGAAGGAGCGCTATCTGCAGGCGTGA
- a CDS encoding MliC family protein encodes MDRHKAIVLAVAMLLAGILETPPADAQTFQTYRCADGTQFIVGFYDGDKRAFLQIDGEPVTLAKRLAVSGARYSGAGVTLKIPKTGPTTVKHLKRPVTACAVIEKPAI; translated from the coding sequence GTGGACCGACACAAGGCCATTGTTTTGGCCGTCGCCATGCTGTTGGCCGGAATTTTGGAGACCCCGCCGGCCGATGCACAGACGTTCCAGACCTATCGCTGCGCCGATGGTACGCAGTTCATCGTCGGGTTTTATGACGGCGACAAGCGCGCCTTCCTCCAGATCGACGGCGAACCGGTAACGCTGGCCAAGCGGCTGGCGGTTTCGGGGGCGCGCTATTCGGGGGCGGGGGTCACACTGAAGATTCCCAAGACCGGCCCCACCACGGTGAAACATCTAAAGCGGCCGGTCACCGCGTGCGCGGTGATCGAAAAGCCCGCGATCTAG
- a CDS encoding DUF2735 domain-containing protein: MMNNGLSHGSAKIYQFPVGGRAALAGRRDGETRLPADHGSLPANVSICSESWYHQEAIDEAKPKWDR, translated from the coding sequence ATGATGAACAATGGTCTGAGTCACGGATCTGCGAAGATCTACCAATTCCCCGTCGGGGGCCGCGCGGCTCTCGCCGGACGCCGCGATGGCGAGACCCGTCTTCCTGCTGATCACGGCTCGCTTCCCGCGAACGTCTCGATCTGCAGCGAAAGCTGGTATCACCAGGAAGCAATCGACGAAGCCAAGCCGAAATGGGATCGCTGA
- a CDS encoding glutamine synthetase beta-grasp domain-containing protein: MTKYKLEYIWLDGYTPTPNLRGKTQIKEFASFPTLEQLPLWGFDGSSTQQAEGHSSDCVLKPVAVFPDAARTNGVLVMCEVMMPDGKTPHPSNKRATILDDSGAWFGFEQEYFFYKDGRPLGFPTAGYPAPQGPYYTGVGYSNVGDVARKIVEEHLDLCLAAGINHEGINAEVAKGQWEFQIFGKGSKTAADQMWMARYLMLRLTEKYGIDIEFHCKPLGDTDWNGSGMHANFSTAYMREVGGKEYFEALMGAFEKNLMDHIAVYGPDNDKRLTGKHETAPWNKFSYGVADRGASIRVPHSFVNNGYKGYLEDRRPNSQGDPYQIASQILKTISSVPTDKKAAA, from the coding sequence ATGACCAAGTATAAGCTCGAGTACATCTGGCTCGACGGATATACGCCGACTCCGAACTTGCGCGGCAAAACTCAGATCAAGGAATTCGCGTCGTTCCCGACGCTCGAGCAGCTTCCGCTCTGGGGCTTCGATGGCTCCTCCACCCAGCAGGCCGAAGGTCACAGCTCCGATTGCGTGCTGAAGCCGGTCGCCGTGTTCCCGGACGCCGCCCGCACCAACGGCGTGCTGGTGATGTGCGAAGTCATGATGCCCGATGGCAAGACCCCGCATCCGTCCAACAAGCGCGCCACCATCCTCGACGATTCCGGCGCCTGGTTCGGCTTCGAGCAGGAGTACTTCTTCTACAAGGACGGCCGTCCGCTCGGCTTCCCGACCGCCGGTTATCCTGCGCCGCAGGGCCCGTACTACACCGGCGTCGGCTATTCGAACGTCGGCGACGTCGCCCGCAAGATCGTCGAAGAGCATCTCGACCTCTGCCTCGCCGCCGGCATCAACCATGAAGGCATCAACGCGGAAGTCGCCAAGGGCCAGTGGGAATTCCAGATCTTCGGGAAGGGCTCCAAGACCGCTGCCGACCAGATGTGGATGGCCCGCTATTTGATGCTGCGCCTCACCGAAAAGTACGGCATCGACATCGAGTTCCACTGCAAGCCGCTCGGCGACACCGACTGGAACGGCTCCGGCATGCACGCCAACTTCTCGACCGCCTATATGCGCGAAGTCGGCGGCAAGGAGTATTTCGAGGCGCTGATGGGTGCCTTCGAGAAGAACCTGATGGACCACATCGCCGTCTACGGCCCGGACAACGACAAGCGTCTGACCGGCAAGCACGAGACCGCGCCCTGGAACAAGTTCAGCTACGGCGTTGCCGACCGCGGCGCTTCGATCCGCGTTCCGCACTCCTTCGTCAACAACGGCTACAAGGGCTATCTGGAAGACCGTCGTCCGAACTCGCAAGGCGACCCCTACCAGATCGCTTCGCAGATCCTGAAGACGATCTCGTCCGTGCCGACCGACAAGAAGGCCGCGGCTTAA
- a CDS encoding GrlR family regulatory protein, translated as MIEGFYKVRFQLGDTVGRAVMHAGNGKLLGGNSAFAHIGTYEKTDSGVDVVIKTVRHNPDPNYRAMAGTDDATLIAKGWPDGDLYRFKGELKELPGVPFQSLMTRITEDEVAIAGGVGEAGIVDGLYSIHLRMLDGLDGGLTGVMLLNQGRILGGDAAFYYLGSYTAAKGRWKGQILNLEHTPAKDDPIFGGHEVGIGFSGSYDSEQAVLEAAAFTGKRSLRLTAALKLMHRA; from the coding sequence GTGATTGAAGGCTTCTACAAGGTGAGATTTCAGCTCGGCGACACTGTCGGCCGGGCCGTGATGCATGCCGGCAACGGCAAGCTGCTCGGCGGCAATTCGGCCTTCGCCCATATCGGTACCTACGAGAAGACCGACAGCGGCGTCGACGTCGTGATCAAGACCGTCCGCCACAACCCCGATCCGAACTACCGCGCCATGGCCGGCACCGACGATGCGACCTTGATCGCGAAGGGCTGGCCCGACGGCGATCTCTATCGCTTCAAAGGTGAGCTCAAGGAGCTGCCCGGGGTGCCGTTTCAATCGCTCATGACTCGGATCACGGAGGATGAAGTGGCGATCGCCGGCGGCGTCGGCGAGGCCGGAATCGTCGACGGTCTTTACTCGATTCATCTGCGTATGCTCGACGGCCTCGACGGCGGGCTCACCGGCGTGATGCTGCTCAATCAAGGCCGCATCCTCGGCGGCGATGCCGCGTTCTATTATCTCGGCAGCTACACCGCCGCGAAGGGACGCTGGAAAGGACAGATCCTCAATCTGGAGCACACGCCGGCCAAGGACGATCCGATCTTCGGCGGCCACGAGGTCGGCATCGGCTTCTCCGGCAGCTATGACAGCGAACAGGCGGTGCTGGAGGCGGCGGCGTTCACCGGCAAGCGCAGCCTGCGCCTGACCGCCGCGCTCAAGCTGATGCACCGCGCCTGA
- a CDS encoding substrate-binding domain-containing protein codes for MESVRMLSTLGLMGAMRSLSLAFEARSGIRVEADFAPTLALLKRLRDGEAADLVILTREGLDEMLGEGRVVADGAADLARSYVGIAVRAGQANPDIASEAALRKTLLAARSVAYSRLGASGVYFAQLIVRMGIAAEVNAKATIVEQGFTAERLVSGEADLAVQQISELKQVGSIEVVGPIPHDLQTPAVFSAGRMANAKHPEAAERLLRYLASPDVVPVLRQSGLEP; via the coding sequence ATGGAAAGCGTGCGCATGCTCTCGACGCTCGGCCTGATGGGCGCGATGCGCAGCCTGTCCTTGGCCTTCGAGGCCAGGAGCGGCATCCGTGTCGAGGCCGATTTCGCGCCTACCCTGGCGCTGCTCAAGCGGCTGCGCGACGGTGAGGCCGCCGATCTCGTGATCCTCACGCGCGAGGGGCTCGACGAGATGCTTGGAGAGGGTCGTGTTGTCGCCGACGGTGCGGCTGACCTCGCGCGCTCCTATGTCGGCATCGCCGTGCGGGCGGGGCAGGCGAACCCTGATATCGCCAGCGAAGCCGCGCTGCGCAAGACGCTGCTCGCGGCGCGGTCGGTCGCCTATTCGCGGCTCGGCGCCAGCGGCGTCTACTTCGCCCAGTTGATCGTGCGGATGGGGATTGCGGCCGAGGTCAATGCTAAGGCCACCATCGTGGAGCAGGGCTTCACGGCGGAGCGGCTGGTGAGCGGCGAGGCCGATCTCGCCGTGCAGCAGATCAGCGAGCTGAAGCAGGTCGGCAGCATCGAGGTGGTCGGCCCGATCCCGCACGATCTGCAGACACCGGCCGTGTTCTCCGCCGGCCGCATGGCAAATGCGAAACACCCCGAAGCCGCCGAGCGGCTGCTGCGCTATCTGGCATCGCCTGATGTCGTGCCCGTGCTGCGCCAATCGGGACTCGAGCCTTGA
- a CDS encoding tetratricopeptide repeat protein — MWTYLLVIVFALAAPLAARAQSADLVLCDRVAADPSDPDKPADVKGVTDIASSDVATAIKFCKQAGASSRRAMFALGRAYAANRQTGEAMAAWRKAADKGSSAAMVELGVAYATGAGVAKDDAQARKLFEKAAQAGNPRGVSNLAALGSAGGSAPADPAQARALLGKAAETNAEAQYQLGLMLSEGTGGAKDDAAARAVFEKAAAQNHPGALERMGAFAQEGRGGPKDKDAAKAYYERAAALGDDDAKKALERIRCPYAIKDKQGKLVTTLCF; from the coding sequence ATGTGGACTTATCTTCTCGTCATCGTCTTCGCGCTTGCCGCGCCGCTGGCTGCACGGGCGCAATCGGCCGACCTCGTCCTGTGCGACCGGGTGGCGGCCGACCCCAGCGATCCCGACAAGCCGGCGGACGTGAAGGGCGTGACCGACATCGCTTCCTCCGACGTTGCGACGGCGATCAAGTTCTGCAAGCAGGCCGGAGCGTCCTCGCGGCGGGCGATGTTCGCGCTCGGCCGCGCCTATGCGGCCAACCGGCAAACAGGCGAGGCGATGGCGGCATGGCGCAAGGCGGCCGACAAGGGGTCGAGCGCGGCGATGGTCGAGCTCGGCGTTGCCTACGCCACAGGCGCGGGTGTCGCCAAGGACGACGCGCAGGCGCGAAAGCTGTTCGAGAAGGCGGCGCAGGCCGGCAATCCCCGCGGCGTCAGCAATCTCGCGGCTCTCGGCAGCGCAGGCGGCAGCGCGCCCGCCGATCCCGCCCAGGCGCGCGCGTTGCTCGGCAAGGCAGCTGAAACCAATGCGGAGGCGCAGTATCAGCTCGGGCTGATGCTCTCCGAGGGCACGGGCGGCGCAAAGGACGATGCCGCGGCGCGCGCGGTGTTCGAGAAGGCGGCGGCGCAAAACCATCCCGGAGCGCTGGAGCGCATGGGCGCCTTCGCGCAAGAAGGCCGCGGCGGGCCGAAGGACAAGGACGCGGCGAAGGCCTATTACGAGCGCGCCGCGGCGCTCGGCGACGACGACGCCAAGAAGGCACTGGAGCGCATTCGCTGTCCCTATGCGATCAAGGACAAGCAGGGCAAGCTCGTCACCACGCTGTGCTTCTGA
- a CDS encoding glycosyltransferase family 4 protein produces MRIAQLAPLAECVPPKLYGGTERVIAWLVDELVDLGHDVTLFASGDSSTRAKLHAVWPRALRLGRRGVDPNAASAMMIEAIAQRAHDFDVIHSHVDWLPLPVLSRTGVPFLTTMHGRLDLQGLSDVIGTFAQAPFVSISANQRRPLPDANWIATIPHGLPKDLFRPSYENGSYLAFLGRLTAEKGPEAAIRIARAVQMPLRIAAKIPRGETAYFKKKLEPEIDGDRIQLVGEVDEVQKQPFLDGAAALLFPIDWPEPFGLVMIEAMACGTPVIAYRSGSVPEVIEDDVTGFIVDGEEQAIEAVKEVVRLDRRKVRARFEERFLASRMATQYESQYRELVVRGGRCP; encoded by the coding sequence ATGCGGATTGCCCAGCTTGCTCCGTTGGCCGAATGCGTTCCCCCAAAGCTCTACGGCGGAACGGAACGGGTGATTGCCTGGCTGGTGGACGAGCTGGTCGACCTCGGACACGACGTTACCCTGTTCGCAAGCGGCGACTCAAGCACGAGGGCCAAGCTTCACGCGGTGTGGCCGCGCGCACTGCGGCTGGGACGGAGGGGCGTCGATCCGAACGCCGCCAGCGCAATGATGATCGAGGCCATTGCCCAGCGCGCGCACGACTTCGACGTCATTCATTCCCATGTCGACTGGTTGCCACTGCCGGTGCTGAGCCGGACCGGCGTGCCGTTTCTAACGACCATGCACGGCCGCCTCGACCTTCAAGGCTTGTCCGACGTGATCGGGACTTTCGCCCAGGCCCCTTTCGTCTCCATCTCCGCCAACCAGCGCCGTCCGCTTCCCGATGCGAACTGGATCGCGACCATTCCGCACGGGCTGCCAAAGGACCTGTTTCGCCCCTCTTACGAAAACGGTTCGTACCTGGCGTTCCTCGGCCGGCTCACCGCTGAGAAAGGGCCGGAAGCAGCGATACGCATCGCGCGCGCCGTCCAAATGCCGTTGCGGATCGCGGCCAAGATACCTCGCGGGGAGACAGCGTACTTCAAGAAGAAGCTCGAGCCGGAGATCGACGGCGACAGGATCCAGCTCGTCGGCGAGGTAGACGAGGTCCAGAAGCAGCCTTTCCTCGACGGTGCCGCCGCCTTGCTGTTTCCGATCGATTGGCCCGAGCCCTTTGGTCTCGTCATGATCGAGGCGATGGCGTGCGGGACGCCTGTGATCGCCTACCGCTCCGGATCAGTGCCGGAAGTCATCGAGGACGACGTCACGGGCTTCATCGTTGACGGCGAGGAGCAGGCGATCGAAGCAGTCAAGGAAGTGGTCCGGCTGGATAGAAGAAAGGTGCGCGCCCGTTTCGAGGAGCGCTTCCTCGCGAGTCGGATGGCAACGCAGTATGAAAGCCAGTATCGCGAGCTGGTCGTTCGCGGCGGGCGTTGCCCGTGA
- a CDS encoding nuclear transport factor 2 family protein: MSFDPMAVAVDWLDAYRACDIEAILAMYAEDAVVHCGCDDLTITGREGLRAYWADRLRKKPATELDDLQPSQGGTMISYITGNNVVNAVLAFDSAGKIKSLSCGPLQQVSSSSC, translated from the coding sequence ATGTCCTTTGATCCGATGGCCGTTGCCGTCGACTGGCTCGACGCCTACCGTGCCTGCGATATCGAAGCGATACTCGCAATGTACGCCGAAGATGCAGTGGTTCACTGCGGTTGTGACGATCTGACGATCACCGGCAGGGAAGGCCTCCGAGCCTACTGGGCTGATCGTCTGCGTAAAAAACCCGCTACCGAGCTGGATGATCTGCAGCCTTCGCAAGGCGGGACAATGATCTCGTACATCACCGGGAACAATGTCGTGAACGCGGTCTTGGCGTTCGATTCTGCCGGAAAAATCAAGTCCCTGAGCTGCGGTCCGCTGCAGCAGGTCTCGTCCAGCTCCTGCTAA
- a CDS encoding amidase translates to MDRDERTRQTAESRRMSLNALGLTEAATSIRDGRLSSTELVADCLRRIDEVDPDIQAWAFLDRDHAMRQAEAADDHRKHGKAVGPLHGVPVGIKDIFDTGDMPTEFGSDLWAGRTPRRDAAAVARLRTAGAVILGKTVTTEYAYYNPGKTRNPHDTARTPGGSSSGSAAAVAALMVPGAIGSQTNGSVIRPAAFCGVVGFKPTHGLIPRSGALELSRTLDHVGMFGRSVEDVALLAEILVGFDDDDPDTRPVACPPFTAVAGSEPPLPPRFAFVRSPVWDQAEPVTRDAFAELVDVLGDAPSEVELGARFDKAVDMHRIIMEVDMAHNLRRDYERGGDRLSTPLRQAIERGRTHLALDYRNALSGIEPLNQALDHIFDEYDAILTPAAPGEAPGIETTGNPVFCTLWTYLGVPAISLPLMSSETGLPLGVQLVGRRGNDARLLRTAHWLVRTIGRTGRGTRRKVPSAGPKSAPGAEKRNLR, encoded by the coding sequence ATGGATCGCGATGAGCGAACCCGACAAACCGCAGAAAGTCGGCGAATGAGTCTCAACGCGCTCGGCCTCACGGAAGCCGCGACCAGCATCCGCGACGGCCGCCTCAGTTCGACCGAACTTGTCGCCGACTGCCTCAGGCGCATTGACGAGGTCGATCCCGATATCCAGGCGTGGGCGTTCCTCGACCGCGACCACGCGATGCGGCAGGCCGAGGCCGCCGACGATCATCGCAAGCATGGCAAGGCTGTGGGCCCGCTGCATGGCGTGCCCGTGGGCATCAAGGATATCTTCGACACCGGCGACATGCCGACGGAATTCGGATCAGACCTCTGGGCCGGACGCACGCCGCGGCGCGATGCGGCGGCCGTGGCGCGTCTGCGGACGGCGGGCGCGGTGATCCTCGGCAAGACGGTGACCACCGAGTACGCGTACTACAATCCCGGGAAGACCCGAAATCCGCACGACACGGCTCGCACGCCCGGCGGATCGTCCTCGGGCTCCGCTGCGGCGGTTGCGGCGCTGATGGTGCCGGGTGCCATCGGCTCGCAGACCAACGGCTCGGTGATCCGTCCCGCCGCCTTCTGCGGCGTGGTCGGCTTCAAGCCCACGCATGGCCTCATTCCGCGCAGCGGGGCGCTCGAATTGTCCCGCACGCTCGATCATGTCGGCATGTTCGGGCGCAGCGTCGAGGACGTGGCCCTGCTCGCCGAGATCCTGGTCGGCTTCGACGACGATGATCCGGACACAAGGCCCGTTGCGTGTCCGCCTTTCACCGCCGTAGCGGGGAGCGAGCCGCCGTTGCCACCGCGATTTGCCTTCGTGCGCTCTCCTGTCTGGGATCAGGCCGAGCCGGTGACGCGTGATGCCTTTGCCGAGCTCGTCGATGTTCTGGGTGACGCGCCGAGCGAAGTCGAGCTCGGGGCCCGGTTCGACAAAGCCGTCGATATGCACCGCATCATCATGGAAGTTGATATGGCGCACAATCTGCGCCGCGATTACGAACGAGGCGGCGACAGACTGAGCACACCGCTGCGGCAGGCGATCGAGCGCGGCCGAACGCATCTCGCCCTGGACTATCGCAACGCACTGTCCGGGATTGAGCCGCTCAACCAGGCGCTGGACCATATCTTCGACGAATACGACGCCATCCTGACGCCCGCAGCGCCGGGCGAGGCGCCCGGAATCGAGACAACCGGCAACCCGGTTTTCTGCACGCTTTGGACCTATCTCGGCGTACCCGCCATCAGCCTGCCCTTGATGAGCTCCGAAACGGGCCTTCCGCTGGGCGTTCAGCTTGTCGGTCGCCGCGGCAACGATGCCCGCCTGTTGCGCACGGCGCACTGGCTTGTCAGGACGATCGGCCGCACCGGTCGTGGCACCCGGCGCAAAGTCCCGAGTGCCGGGCCGAAATCGGCTCCCGGTGCGGAGAAAAGGAACCTGCGATGA